Proteins from a genomic interval of Clostridium sp. 'deep sea':
- the pstC gene encoding phosphate ABC transporter permease subunit PstC — protein MNKKEKFIKIILLACASLSAIAVVAITVSIVAAGWRIFTEYGVVKFLFGTQWSPDSDIIKLGILKMIVGTGAVTICALIIGGPIAVLSAIYLAEISPKRLATIFQCFVDLLAGIPSVIYGFWGLVVLVPAIRKYLGSQQGYSVLAGGIVLAIMILPTVVRISTDALRAVPKEFRDGSYALGADKWYTIFKVVMPAASPGIITALILGFGRAIGETMAVLMVTGNAKVFPTSLLEPVRTITGNIALEIGYSWGLHRQALFACGAVLMMIIIFVNIVINKIMKKVAGVYYE, from the coding sequence ATGAATAAGAAAGAAAAGTTTATAAAAATAATATTATTGGCATGTGCCTCTTTGTCGGCAATTGCCGTAGTAGCTATAACCGTTTCTATTGTCGCAGCAGGGTGGAGAATATTTACAGAGTATGGTGTAGTAAAGTTCTTGTTTGGAACCCAGTGGTCACCAGATTCAGATATTATAAAGCTGGGTATCTTAAAAATGATTGTGGGTACGGGGGCAGTAACAATATGCGCCTTAATAATTGGAGGACCAATTGCCGTATTAAGTGCAATTTATCTGGCTGAGATTAGCCCTAAGAGGTTAGCTACTATTTTTCAGTGCTTTGTTGATCTTTTAGCAGGTATTCCTTCTGTTATATATGGCTTTTGGGGACTGGTAGTATTAGTTCCTGCAATAAGAAAGTATTTAGGTAGTCAACAGGGATATAGCGTTTTGGCAGGAGGAATAGTTTTAGCAATAATGATACTTCCAACTGTTGTAAGAATATCTACTGATGCTTTAAGGGCAGTTCCTAAGGAATTTAGAGATGGATCATATGCTTTAGGTGCAGATAAATGGTATACCATTTTTAAGGTTGTGATGCCAGCAGCATCTCCTGGTATAATTACAGCTCTCATACTAGGCTTTGGAAGAGCTATTGGTGAAACAATGGCAGTTTTAATGGTTACAGGTAATGCCAAGGTTTTTCCAACCTCATTGTTAGAACCTGTTAGAACTATAACGGGAAATATAGCCCTTGAAATTGGTTACTCATGGGGTTTACACCGTCAGGCATTGTTTGCCTGTGGGGCAGTACTAATGATGATTATTATTTTTGTTAATATAGTGATTAACAAAATTATGAAAAAGGTAGCTGGTGTTTACTATGAATAA
- the pstA gene encoding phosphate ABC transporter permease PstA, with protein MNKIKIWDVITWVCILLVMATLFLVIAHVLKSGLEYVNYKFISEKAIDAGRSGGISNVIMATVYLTLTSLLIAVPISIAAAIYLQEYATKGRLLRLLVSGIETLAGVPSIVFGLFGFNVFVTLFGWSWSLLSGSATLALMALPILTRTIMESIRAVPNSYRDASLALGASKWTTIVKVVVPAALSGIITGVILAMGRIIGETAAVFLTFGSTLNSVSAIFDSGRTMPVHVYILSSESVSIENAYATATVLLIIIVALNGFAYLFQSLAKRRG; from the coding sequence ATGAATAAAATAAAAATATGGGATGTAATAACTTGGGTTTGTATTCTTTTAGTTATGGCGACACTCTTTTTAGTAATTGCACATGTATTAAAAAGTGGATTAGAATACGTTAACTATAAATTTATAAGTGAAAAAGCAATAGATGCGGGCAGAAGTGGTGGCATAAGCAATGTTATTATGGCAACTGTTTATTTAACATTAACATCTTTATTAATAGCAGTACCTATCAGTATTGCAGCGGCAATTTATCTACAGGAGTATGCTACTAAAGGACGTTTATTGAGACTTTTAGTAAGTGGTATTGAAACCCTTGCAGGGGTACCCTCTATAGTATTTGGTTTATTCGGTTTTAATGTGTTTGTTACCCTATTTGGATGGTCATGGAGCTTATTATCAGGCTCTGCTACCTTGGCATTAATGGCCTTACCAATATTAACACGTACCATTATGGAGTCTATAAGAGCAGTGCCAAATTCATACAGAGATGCAAGTTTAGCTTTAGGCGCTAGTAAGTGGACAACAATAGTTAAAGTAGTTGTTCCAGCTGCCTTATCTGGCATTATAACGGGTGTAATTTTAGCTATGGGAAGAATTATAGGAGAAACAGCAGCGGTGTTTTTAACGTTTGGTTCAACCCTAAATTCAGTATCGGCTATCTTTGACTCAGGAAGAACAATGCCAGTACATGTATATATCTTATCTTCTGAAAGTGTATCTATTGAAAATGCTTATGCTACGGCAACTGTTTTACTAATTATAATAGTAGCACTTAATGGTTTTGCTTATCTATTTCAAAGCTTAGCGAAAAGAAGAGGTTAA
- a CDS encoding phosphate ABC transporter substrate-binding protein — protein sequence MKRIFNLVLIIVSILVIFAGCTNNAATPANENPPNNNELSGTLTTAGSTSVQPFSDLLKEAFEKHHANVTVNVQGGGSSAGGTAAISGAAGIGALSRELKSKELNSGLKPIVIAKDGIAIVTHESNSVNDLTIAQIASIFTGEVKSWKDLGGADKPINAINREASSGTRGAFKDIVLGKENDFESTLVTQGSTGAVKAAVKADPNAIGYISLASIDSTVKAVKVNGIEATIENIVSGSYPVSRPFNYATNGTPKGLAKEFIDFALSQEGQFLAETLGLIPVNKVTGTLTIAGSTSVQPLSDLLKEKFEKIHPNITVNVQGGGSSAGGTAALSGAADIGALSREMKGKELEDGLVPVVIAKDGIAIVVHKNNSIKQLTIEQISGIFTGEIKNWNELGGADKPINAINREASSGTRGAFKDIVLGKENDFDSSLVTQGSTGAVKAAVQNDENAIGYISLGSLDKNVKAVIVENAEATVANILKETYPVARPFNYATKGNAKGLAKWFIEFTLSDKGQELCEKAKVIAVK from the coding sequence ATGAGTTAAGCGGAACATTAACTACCGCTGGGTCAACGTCTGTTCAGCCATTTTCGGACTTATTAAAAGAGGCATTTGAAAAACACCATGCTAATGTCACTGTTAATGTACAGGGTGGCGGTTCATCTGCTGGAGGTACAGCTGCTATAAGTGGTGCTGCAGGCATTGGTGCTTTGTCTCGTGAGCTAAAGAGTAAAGAGCTGAACAGTGGCCTTAAGCCTATTGTTATTGCTAAAGATGGCATAGCCATTGTTACCCATGAGTCTAACAGTGTAAACGATTTAACAATAGCACAAATAGCTAGTATTTTTACTGGTGAAGTGAAAAGCTGGAAAGATCTTGGCGGAGCAGATAAGCCCATTAATGCAATTAATCGTGAAGCCAGCTCTGGAACAAGAGGGGCTTTTAAGGACATTGTATTAGGTAAAGAAAATGATTTTGAATCTACCTTAGTAACCCAAGGCTCTACTGGCGCTGTTAAAGCTGCTGTTAAAGCCGACCCCAATGCCATTGGTTATATATCCTTAGCTTCCATAGATTCAACTGTTAAAGCAGTTAAGGTTAATGGGATAGAGGCAACTATAGAAAATATTGTAAGTGGTTCATATCCTGTATCGCGCCCCTTTAATTATGCTACAAATGGTACCCCCAAGGGTTTAGCTAAAGAGTTTATTGATTTTGCTTTATCTCAAGAGGGTCAATTTTTAGCTGAAACACTTGGCCTTATTCCGGTTAATAAAGTTACTGGAACGTTAACCATTGCTGGTTCTACATCAGTTCAGCCTTTGTCGGACTTACTAAAAGAAAAATTTGAAAAAATTCACCCCAATATTACTGTTAATGTACAGGGAGGTGGCTCGTCAGCTGGTGGTACAGCAGCCTTAAGTGGTGCAGCTGATATTGGTGCTTTATCACGTGAAATGAAAGGCAAAGAGCTAGAAGACGGATTAGTACCTGTAGTCATTGCAAAAGATGGAATTGCAATAGTGGTTCATAAAAATAATAGCATTAAACAATTAACTATAGAGCAAATCTCCGGGATATTTACAGGTGAAATAAAAAATTGGAATGAACTTGGTGGGGCAGATAAACCTATTAATGCAATTAATCGTGAAGCCAGCTCCGGAACAAGGGGGGCTTTTAAGGACATTGTATTAGGTAAAGAAAATGACTTTGATTCATCTTTAGTAACTCAAGGCTCTACGGGGGCTGTTAAAGCCGCTGTGCAAAATGATGAAAATGCTATTGGTTATATATCTTTAGGTTCTCTAGATAAAAATGTAAAGGCTGTTATAGTTGAAAATGCAGAGGCTACGGTTGCCAATATCTTAAAAGAGACTTACCCAGTAGCTCGTCCTTTTAACTATGCCACAAAAGGTAATGCCAAAGGCCTTGCTAAGTGGTTTATAGAGTTTACATTGAGTGATAAGGGGCAAGAATTGTGTGAAAAAGCCAAAGTAATTGCAGTTAAATAA
- the phoU gene encoding phosphate signaling complex protein PhoU, which translates to MTRDVFHEKLKQLFLRLLKMGTLVEETIQQSVNALASLDIDLAQKIIANDDNIDNLETQLEQECLTLLATQQPLAKDLRLIGATLKVITDLERIADHAVDISRVTINLKGQKLVKPLIDIPRMAGMAIEMLHDSLTALIEEDVDLAKKIGKKDDFIDDLNKQIFRELLLLMMSNPTIIEQATQLQLVSLYLERIGDHATNIAEWVYYISTGEKPPSKW; encoded by the coding sequence ATGACAAGAGATGTTTTTCACGAAAAACTTAAGCAGTTATTTCTAAGGCTTTTAAAAATGGGAACATTAGTAGAGGAAACTATTCAGCAATCTGTTAATGCTTTAGCTAGTTTAGATATAGATTTAGCCCAAAAAATAATAGCCAATGATGATAATATAGATAATTTAGAAACACAGTTAGAGCAAGAATGTTTAACACTACTGGCAACCCAACAACCATTAGCAAAAGATTTAAGGTTAATTGGAGCCACACTAAAAGTCATTACCGACTTAGAGAGAATAGCTGATCATGCTGTAGATATTAGTAGGGTAACTATTAATTTAAAAGGGCAAAAATTAGTAAAGCCACTTATTGACATTCCGCGTATGGCTGGTATGGCTATAGAAATGTTACATGATTCACTAACTGCTTTAATTGAGGAAGATGTAGATTTAGCCAAAAAAATTGGCAAAAAAGATGATTTTATAGATGATTTAAATAAACAAATTTTTAGAGAGTTATTGCTTTTAATGATGAGTAATCCTACAATTATAGAACAAGCAACTCAGCTTCAGCTCGTGTCACTTTATTTAGAAAGAATAGGGGATCATGCTACTAACATAGCAGAATGGGTATATTATATTAGTACCGGAGAAAAACCACCCTCAAAGTGGTAA
- the pstB gene encoding phosphate ABC transporter ATP-binding protein PstB, whose translation MNKTQIKIRDLNFYYGEFQALQNINADIESKTVTALIGPSGCGKSTFLRCINRMNDTKENSRVQGLIEVNGIDIYKDSLDVTKLRKQIGMVFQKPNPFPMSIYDNVAYGPRVHGIKSKSKLNEFVQLSLQQAHLWDEVKDRLYKNAIGLSGGQQQRLVIARSLAVEPQILLMDEPTSALDPIATAKLEDLIQKLAKNYTVIIVTHNMQQAARVSSKTAFFLNGYMVEMNNTSKIFTSPQDQRTEDYITGRFG comes from the coding sequence ATGAATAAAACACAAATTAAAATAAGAGATTTAAACTTTTACTATGGAGAGTTTCAAGCATTACAAAACATAAATGCAGATATTGAATCAAAAACTGTTACCGCTTTAATTGGCCCTTCGGGCTGTGGTAAATCAACATTTTTAAGATGTATAAACAGAATGAATGATACCAAAGAGAATAGTAGGGTACAGGGTTTAATAGAAGTAAATGGCATTGACATATACAAAGATTCTTTAGATGTAACTAAGCTGCGTAAACAAATTGGCATGGTATTTCAAAAACCAAATCCATTTCCTATGAGTATTTATGATAATGTAGCTTATGGACCTAGAGTGCATGGTATAAAAAGTAAAAGCAAGTTGAATGAATTTGTTCAATTAAGCCTACAGCAAGCCCATTTATGGGATGAAGTTAAAGATAGATTATATAAAAACGCAATTGGATTATCTGGTGGCCAGCAACAAAGGTTAGTGATAGCCCGTAGTTTAGCTGTTGAACCTCAAATACTATTAATGGATGAACCAACTTCTGCACTAGACCCAATTGCAACAGCAAAATTAGAAGATTTAATTCAAAAATTAGCAAAGAATTACACTGTTATTATAGTTACCCATAATATGCAGCAGGCTGCTAGAGTATCTTCTAAAACTGCATTTTTCCTTAATGGTTATATGGTTGAAATGAACAATACCAGTAAAATATTTACTTCACCCCAAGATCAACGAACTGAAGACTATATTACAGGTAGATTTGGTTAG